A single region of the Liolophura sinensis isolate JHLJ2023 chromosome 9, CUHK_Ljap_v2, whole genome shotgun sequence genome encodes:
- the LOC135475317 gene encoding YEATS domain-containing protein 4-like — protein MFRAVPEGIKMADFGPDSGGRMKGLTIIKPIVFGNIARYFGKKREEDGHTHQWTVYVKPFRNEDMSAYVKKVNFKLHESYANPNRVVVRPPYEVTETGWGEFEIIIKIYFNDPNERPVTLYHLLKLFQSETDIMLGKKSLVSEVYEELIFQDPTAMIHQLLSNPRPLTLGAHKHDTDFEEKREKTLNSILSAKSKIRYEISELNERLKQCKENINQLKIDIATMEKEGGQENS, from the exons ATGTTCAGAGCCGTTCCCGAAGGAATAAAAATGGCCGACTTCGGACCAGACTCCGGCGGGAGAATGAAA GGATTGACTATTATCAAGCCTATTGTGTTTGGAAACATAGCTCGGTACTTTGGCAAGAAACGTGAGGAAGATGGTCACACCCACCAGTGGACAGTTTATGTCAAGCCCTTCAGAAACGAG GACATGTCCGCTTATGTCAAGAAAGTGAACTTCAAACTTCATGAAAGTTATGCCAACCCAAATCGAG TTGTTGTTCGCCCTCCCTATGAAGTTACAGAAACAGGATGGGGAGAATTCGAGATTATCATCAAAATCTACTTTAATGATCCAAATGAAAGACCA GTGACGCTGTATCATCTGCTGAAGCTGTTCCAGAGTGAGACTGACATAATGCTGGGGAAAAAATCCCTGGTATCAGAGGTGTATGAAGAATTG ATTTTCCAGGACCCAACAGCCATGATTCACCAGCTATTGTCCAATCCACGACCTTTGACCTTGGGAGCTCACAAACATGACACAGACT TTGAAGAAAAGCGTGAAAAAACCCTGAACTCCATTTTGTCTGCAAAAAGTAAGATACGATATGAGATCTCAGAACTGAATGAGCGACTGAAGCAGTGTAAGGAAAATATTAACCAGCTGAAGATAGACATTGCAACCATGGAGAAGGAGGGTGGGCAAGAGAACTCATGA